Genomic segment of Hydra vulgaris chromosome 08, alternate assembly HydraT2T_AEP:
GATTATTGAATCAATTAGAAAAGCTCTTGATGATAAAAACTTTTGCATGTGGTGTCGATCTACAAAAAAGCTTCCGATACAGTAAATACAACTGTCCTactcaaaaaatcaaattattatgtAATCAGAAGAACTCCGCTCAAATTGTTTACTTCCTATTTTTACAACAGATCGCATTTTGTTTCCGCTAATGACTCAAAATCTGTTCAATTAAATGTTCTAATGGTGTCCCGCAAGAATCAGTATTAGGACCTCTGCTTTTTCTTCTTTACATTAGTAACTCTATTAAGTATGCCACTGCGTACCATTTCGCTAATAATACTAACTTACTCATTATCGacaaatcttttaataaaatttacaaacacatagcttttttctttcatttttttattctgagAATGATTAAGGAGGGAGGGGGCAGAGAGAAGGGGGCGGGAAGAACGCCATAAGCATATttaccaacaacaaaaaaaggttctcatttttttacaattgctgacttgactaattttttacatttgctgacatcaaaaatgtcaaaattcgccgactttatttaaattgccTAATAAAATTCGATATTGATCAGTAGGAAAGAAGGGCTTACCCCACCCTATACTCTTTGTTTAGGATGAGCTACTTTACTTCTAGTATTTCTAAGGAAAGCCccatgagaaaaaaaattaattccacGGACGCCACAtgcatcattttttaactttaatacgTTGGGAGTTATTTTTAGTTCCCTTTCTTACTTAACCACccataataaaataagttgacAGTATTTCTTGCAGTTGACAGCAAGATTAAAAAAGTTGACATTATTACATTAGGTATGACAATTTTCACGAACGTGGctaaaaactttgttgaaacTTTTTCTGCGATGGTTCATTTCCAACgaatttttatataaggaaTCAAAGATAGGCCTCAGAAATTATTCATATTGTATTtatagacttacaaaaataataccaCATTTTAATCTTATCTAGTAGACTTTATGTCTACTAGGTCTAGACTATATAATCTTACCTAGTAGACTTTATTCTTATGACTTTATGcttgaatttaaaaacagttgatTTTGATAATTCCCGTTAGAAATTAAGTTTCTAAACAATTGTGTAATTCAAAAACGCAAACATTTTATTGCGATCCAAATATGGGTAATCATAGTTTAAATCAGCGATgccaaaatatctttaataattcttgaagtctataatttttttaaactaattttttttatctttagtattattaatacttttcttctttgaaacagattttaaagttggtttttcaaaatgttatttataaccacattttaatattacaaaaggTTACCATTAACAggtaaaatgatttgttttagaCTTTTCATATGACATATTTAAGcaatatagaaaaacaaaattgacaattgctatcttttatttatttgtaaatgtacCCCACGGCACAGTGATTTAGAAGCACTTAAAATTTGGccaaaatacagttttttgaGTAGCgcaattttaataatgttattagcCAACTATTTTCTACAGTTTCTTATGATTTTAacggtataaaaaaaaaatactgaaataaaagattcaaacgttaatttatgtttgaaagtGACCGAAAACTattgttttgaattatatttggGGACAATGTagttattataagaaaattttatcgGGTATTTATGCACTTTTTCAAAATAGGACTACTTTTTCAAAATAGGACTGAAATATTTTaggatttttgttttatgcatgAACATTAAAACTTGatgtaagtttattttataatcatttaatgCAGTATACGCAGAAGAGGCTCGCATGGTACAATTTTATCAGCTCCAAATAATATTCTGCGGGCATGGTTTTGTTTActgtacaattttttatttttatatgatttgtaCTTGCCCATgtaatattacaataaaccaAATAAGAAtgaatgaaagaaaaatataaactatttaaaggtttattatttagaaatggTTTAGCCCAGATATCATGgcaatactttttgataatttttttttaatgctttttatatGATCACTTCAACGTAAATGTTCATTAAATATTACGcccaaaaagttaaataaagtttctCTTTTAATGTTAGCGTTATTGATTATTAGTTTTGGCAGTTTAATaggaatattttctaatttatctactttatgaaataaaataaatttggttttattcACATTTAGAgacagtttattatttataaaccactcattaacCTTACCTAACTCTTCGTTAGCtgtttcaaaaagtgttttaatatctctGTGGGAATAAAAAAGGTTGGAGTCATCTGcaaaaagaatacaatttaaGAAGTGTgttgcaaaatttaaatcatttatatatacttagAATAATAAGGGTCCTAAAATAGAGCCCTGGGGTACACCACAAGTTACAGCATATGGAATTGTTTGTTTTTGCGCATATTGGATGAACTGCATTCTATTGGtcaaatagcttttaaaccaaagtaaattattattttttactccataatattcacttttttttattagtatattatgGTTTcagtatcaaaagcctttgacagatcaatgaaaattCCTAATGTAAAGTAGTTAGTACATAATGCGTTTGTTATTTGATTGACTATTTCAAGCACTGCATGTTCAatggaacatttttttttaaaaccaaactgttttGAGTACAACATATTGTTTTCTGATAAATAATTAAGTAGCCTGTTGTACATTATTGTTTcaagcaattttgaaaaacacgGTAATATTGATATTGGTctttaattagaaataatagaATCATCGCCAGTCTTAAAAAGTGTGATtcgtgcaatttttaatttttccgggacaatacctgttttaaaaaaaaaagattaaagatgTGAAACAAAAGAGGTTCGATTATATGATAACCCATGGAGTCATAACTGAATTTTTGGTATTAGAGCTCTCCAATTGAGAAATAAGTACTGCATCAAGAGTTTTGTGTGCAAGCCTGGTTATCCCTTCtcaaaatattgaattttttaatgcaacacCATTTCGCTGAAGGTGATCGACCTTTAAGTaaactaaaattgattttaaaaaatgattgtaaGGCCCCTTACAATCAATAGAACATCAGCGTGGATTGGACAAACACGTTGAAAATGAGTTGGATACAGCTCTGTCGTCAGAtgacataataaaaatagtgcaaataaaaaagcgaaaaaagagtttttttaatattaatttcaaagaaTCTGAATGTTATTCATAATCAGTGAATGTGTTGCATAAGGTTTTTAATCCAGATGCGGTTCATAAAAATATGCATGTATGGTAACggtattagaaataaaaacaagtcattaatttgtaactgtacatgcttttaatttaaaatatgcttATAGAGGCGCTTAACTGCTGCTATGCCCAGGGCGTCATAAAAACTCTTGGCGGCCCTAAAAGTTAAACGGAAATATCTTGATTGTTTAAACTAACAACTAGGGCTCTGTGAATCGgcattttgtgttttatatctCGAATCGAAGCGGGTCTTGTTTTACGAACCAAATTGAATCAAAAATCGAATCAACAATATGAGGAAATCcaaatttaagcaattttttcagaaaaaaaaactctatttgaaatttttttttcacccgaattatttttttaacggttGTATTGAAGTAGTAATACAATTACTTACGATTACAATTACTTTACTCTGACTgagataatttaaaacattttgacagCATCTTAGCGTTGGATATCTGAGAAAagtaaaactcaaaaaataaattgtgatTCGAAAAACTCGAATAATTTTTTCGATTCGAAtcttattcttatatttatgttaaaaattaataaaaatagatctcttaaaatattttacctaTTGTTCAAAACAAATCAGAATAGATATCTGACCAGATTTTCAAATAACAGTTATATTCAACCCAAAAGTTATTTTGCGGCAActgaattttcaatttctaCGAGAGGGCCgaaattatggaacaaaatattaactaataaacttaaaacaattgctacttttaatgattttaagaaCAAGTTGAAGCAAAAGCTACTGATGAACGACGTAGCGCTCGGCTTTTTCTGAAGTTTTAATGATTGCCACCATTAAACTTACCCAACAATTAGAGGTTTGTCATTATCGGCTTgatgaacttataaaaaagaatcGTGCCACTTCTTTTTGcttaaattcttctttttttttctaaatatatataaaaaattatgttttataagaATTATTCACATATTATAAAGTATATGCTGGTGTTAAAGGAAAGCTTTAggattatatttatttgctcGCATACTTTTTAGTAATATAGTTTCTTTctagtaattcttttttttttctttgttttttaaattatttttaaccaatgcaaaaaaaaaaagttaaagtaggACTTTAGGGccgatgatttttattttataaagtctttagaaaaacgttttatattatatagttttatatggcaaaaaagaaaaagcgaCATTGGCAGCACCCTACTAATAATCGACTAACGGCAATATCATAAAAATCACATTAACTACTATGAGCAGCTAGTTTCGGCacttgttgtttttaaatagataCAGAATGTATAACTCGATAAGTTTCTCTTGTTCTATTGCTATGGCGAGTAAAATGTTCAAACCGATTCATGGTGTTCTAATGACGTCACGATGTAAACATTGTTATTCCGACGCCATCTTGTAGGTCAAACAAATGCGCATTAGTTTAACGCAAGGCTAATTACTATTATTTGTTAATGTGGCCCCTTTcgaaaaaacagttaaaaagtttattacttaGAATAAATTTATTGCAGAATTTTCTCTTTCTcatgatataatttttgttcaaactaaaactcaatataaaataacttctttttttctaaactctATCAAACAAGGTAATTAACCTTAGCAACTTAgtaaattgtaaacaatttgaACAATTATACAATACACACAAGCAAAACCACAAACTTAGAAGAATGTGTAATTTTAGAGGCAATCAACACTCGTACAAAAAAGTTGTAGAAAATCCAAATGACTACGATTTTACTATAAACTAAAATTCTATAAACTGCTAGTTGTTGAATATTTATGTTTACCTATAGCtgaaatttcataatttttttcataaaacctatattttttatttacaatttagcTCCTAGCATGGTTGATGGTCATAAATTAAACCTTAAAGTTAAAAGCTGTGTGTTTAAAAGTAGCTGCTCTTTACATTGAACCCTGTAGTTAAGAAAACTATACGAATTTGATGAAAGTTTGAGGTAAAGGTCTTCATTGCTTTTAAGATATGAAAGGAGTAAAAAATAcgaatcaaatttaaaaatttataaaataagttgtaACATTTCAAGGGCTTTTATGTATAATACAAGCATGTTGTATGTTGATCTCCTGCTACCAAagaaacacttttaaaagtatatgaAGCTGTTGCAGTAATATTTATGGCTTGTGCtgcttaaagaaataaaaaaaattggataaaatAGTATTCAGGTGTGTTCAGAGAACTGTGTATCGTGTAAAATTGTGGAATGCAGatgaaaataatgattttcacttaaagtgaaaaaaagtttatatttacattttactacagtttacattacatttacattaaactACATGGATTAATACACAACGCCTAAGTTAGAGCTTGTGcagttttgttttcatttaattcATTGATGcatctttaactatttttggTGTCTGTAAACAAAAACACCTCAAGAAAAGTTTTTACTCAAAGTTTAAAATGATGGAAAATCCTAAAAGCGGAAAGGGTTAGTTGAATAAAGGTTCCACTCGAAAAGGAATTTGAGTTTTTGTaacttataagttatttttgctttcatttttgcgttttctcaaaacaaaacttttcaatatatacTTGTACTTGAAAATATGCTcaaatttacacaaaaatgccaaatcaatattaattttcaaaactatacataatcaattttttcagGATTGTTTAATTgtgtacagttttttttttcattatcaatttaaaaaacctgtgtcaaaagttcaacaaaaagtgtagtttatttttactttctatAGGAACCATTACAATAATAACAAgtctatataatattataatatataatataataataatataagatattaaGGTTAGAGAGGATAAACCCCAATAACTTACAATTAGTAGTAAATGTCTATGAAATCTACTACAAAAAAGATCTTCAGCAAGTCgtcaaatttttatttccaaatccgcaattttaaatttttttatttcaagaatCGGTGTTTAGCAGTATATATTGTTGTAAAAATGGAGGAACATACTCAAACATTACAAGCTGCTACTGCAATTCAGTATGTTACAAAATTACTGCTTGTTAGTGGGGTTAGACctgtataaattaaaatgtaacgAATGGGAAACAAATCATAAATCATTTCCTTCCGCGGAGTACTTCCGTAAAGTATGCACATTTGCTTAGCAGATATTGTAtgcctaaaaataatttgtttttggatGAGCCTAAATATATGTATTGTTAAAGCATACAAGAAAACTAATAAGAAATATCAGTatcataaagatatttattttgcttCTTATTATATTCcttataaattgaattaaaaaaaaaaggtataaaaaagtTGCTGTCTAAAAGAATTTAAAGCTCCAGCtacatattacatttaaaattatatatatatatatatatatatatatatatatatatatttatatatatatttatatatgtatatatatacatatatacatatatatatatatatatatatatatatatatttatatatgtatatatatacatatatacatatatatatatatatatatatatatatatatatatatatatatatatatatatatatatatatatatatatatatatatatatatatatatatatatatgtatatatatatatatatcattcatTGTTCAGGTAAGACACCTTTAGAATTAAAGTAAGCAGAGCATACTTTCGAGGATTTGGTTGGTTCATTTTGCCTATTACCTGCTGCAATCCATTCGTAGCGCCCTCTGATAACTCAAgcgttttatattaataatagcGGGAAAGCTAGAGAAAGAAAATCTTACTTATCGTCACGATATTAACTGTTGACTTGAGCAACTGTTAACAAAATAAGTACTTGGCTtaacttaaacttaaataatttatcgtttctatagataaaaatatttttacacatgtttaaaaacaacctcttttaaaatgtataatgaaattaaataaaccaactttctataattaaaaaatctctttatttaaacttttattttcaccTAAAAAATTCGAATTAGAAAAGTTGTACTTTATATAGAacacaattcaaaaaaagttgtaatgtttattattttaaatgagcTAGTCTAccattatttttgtcaatttgagcatgtttttaaaatatgtgtatttgaaaattgatttcttaaaaatccagataacttaaaatatttagaatcaTGTCAGTTTATAGTCTTAACAAAAGGTTGTGCTATTAAGTCATTATTGAGATTCATTTTTAAGTTCCAGTTGTTTACATTCATCGTTGAGTtatggaattagaaaaaaaccgCACATGTTCAAATCACATTTTACTTTGAGTGGTAATATATAGAATTGTACAAAAGGCCCACAACTAACAACATCTTTAAATGACAAAGTGTTCTTAAAATGTTACAacttatttcaaacaattttagaaTTTGATTTGAGTCCTCAAGCAATGTCCTCAATGCAGATCTTTCAATCAATTTCGTCTACAATGTATACTTTTATTTGCAGCAGAATTTGATGCAATAAaggttaaattaaaaacactgCTTTTAAGCAAGCTTTTaagaaagcttttaaatttaaagtttaacttaTGAACAGCACCCATGTGATAAGGTAATTTGTCAATAAGAAGtctgtttaataaaaaacactctTGACATGACAGCAAAAAGatacaaatataatttcaaaatgttaatacaatttattaagttatttaacatGCTTAAACAACCAAGATGTGTTCACTGTGTCTGAGTTATGTATGTTAgcaaattgacaaaaatatttaaaaaaagaaaagaatcttATGTGTTATAATACTTAAAAGAAGATGttcaaaatgtaaaacaaaaataattaagtcTATTATTGAATGCTTTAGAgtattttatatacagtttaCGTATTTGCACATTAGTTATAGATTATTAGTAATGTTTGAATAAGTAAACTGTATATAAAGTACTCCAACGCATTAAAAGTTCTTATTTTCATAGGTGTATTATACTATTAATATAGTACATCtttgaaaacaagttatttaatagagaaaaaataaattacttatacTGTGGGatagataattaaattttacataaatttattcaaaaatgatCTTAAAAATCTATCTACTTCAAGGTATGTTATCTAAATAACTGTAATTAAATCgctttgtttactttatttgcCATGCAGTATGGCGGCCGCGAATTTTAACGTCACGTGATAGAATACCAgctttaagataaaataaaaaaccgtcTTTGAGTACATCTAGTAGTTATTTTGGTGGTCCCTACCAACCGAAGCAaagcaataatttatttaaaatataattttttggtaatataaattaaagtaacttattaTGCACAATACcaagtaaatttatcttttatacctCATcagtaaaaacagttttttttttaatttttgaaaataaaattttattatgtttctcttttttttttgtttattgtcttTTTGCGCCCGTATTATCTTTACACCCGGGGCACATATGCCCCTTTTACCCCTTCCTGTCGGCGGTCCTTATGATGAGAGAAAACAACCTgtgtaaacaaattttgaagCTCATATTTTATCACGGAATTTTTGTAAGGGCCGTATCAGGGTTGAATGGTGTCGTCAGTCcttgtattataataaaaacaaaaaaatctgcaatatgcaatatcgttttttttttttttttaacgacttatatttataaaccatttttttaaaagttaacacCACGCATATAggtattaaaagaattattatacagaatttttgaataacattttattatcctaaattaaaaaagtcattaactaattatttttttcaaaatttataacagTATTTAATGTTCATCAATAATAAGCGCAAATCATTTCTAACTATAATAATATGGTATacataatttcattttattactataagtaaatataaatttattacatttttcttACATTGAAACTATTAGataatactaaaaaacaaacagcAATTTTAAATCTAACTAAATTTTGGCAAATTAAACAAACTGCTAAATTcttcaatatttaatatataattttttaagataaaaggTTAATAACGAAAATGGTGGAGATCTattcatataaattattattaactctaGTAGCGCCAAGAAGGAACAACCACAGTAaaccaaattattaaaatgacaagaaccaaaaagtttataaaaatgccGCATCCTAAGGAAGCATGGCCAAACTTTTTTGCAGATTCAGATGCTATACGTGCGGTTTGTACATCACCTCGACCAAGAGCTTGGGTAACCTAAAGAaaggttttatattttaaatttattaaaaaatccgCTTGTCTTTGAAACAGaaattttaaccattttttggttacattacattaaaaaaaaaaggtagttttaattgttatatttatattgtataagcTATTATATAAATGAGTGCAAtgaaatatatttgcaaatgaatttatataactatatttttacttgtttatgCTTTACagttagttgtttttttatttacaatctgtaaaaagttcaaaaaacaaataaataaacctCATTAGATTTAATTATAGAAGCAAGCCCTAAAGGGCAGCAGCAAAATATACATGTTAACCACGCAAGCAAAGTATGACTTTCTGGAAGGGGTCCAGTGTATATTAAATGTTGGTTAACAAACTCCGGTTGTTGAATTGTCACAAAAGTTGCATGATTTggctaaaatgtaaaaagtaacaaaatctTAAACCATGTGTTGTAAAGTAAAATAACTTcgaaaatatctgaaaaaaacatataactaCCTCAAAAGTCTACAATACTAATATGAATCAAATGGTATGTATCTAAAAGGATAGGATGAAGAAGTTTTCGGTTATCAGAATTAGggcagtatttttttaagttttttacttgcGTTTTCCGTCAGTATTCTCTATAAATAATATCATGAACGTCTATTTTCAAAGTTACAAATAAGGACTCAATCACTCATTCCTATTGGTataattttccttttttgagtattttttttttttttctttgaattcaAACAATAAAGTTAGCATCATCATGACAAATCAAACAGTCTGTTGgtataacaaattaaacattttgtctGTATGACAAATCAAACATTCTCTCGGTATAACAAATCAAGCATTTGCTAAAAACGTCAAGTGAAGCGGCATCAAATAAAACGTAGTATtaccaaaagtaaaaaattaccaaaagtAAGCAAAGTTGTTTTCACAGCAATATTAAAGATAGTGATTTATCATATGTATTCTTTTTTCTTCCAAATGAACCGGGCAGAAAAAGAGCAGCGAAgttgtttgaattaaaaacgATATCCGCAAGTAAAAAACAGTCGAGGAAAAAAAGGTAAActgtaatgatattttttataaaaatctcacaataactcattattattgtaattgtaataattGCAATGATTGGCTCATCATATTAATATAATCGCGGACTACAAATAAACGCAAATTTTTGTTAGTGAAAAGGAAGAAACGGAACTGTATTATACAATTTCGTCTTGATTTGACTTTAACATTTGGTAGGCAAGAAACATTTTTTGCGTAGATAATTAGAACGAAAATGGAAATTTTATACAGTTTGTATATTTTACGTTGAGACATAAATTGGTACTAATACGATAGTTAAGCAAAGCAAAACTAAGAAAGTACCACGTGATTTATATGAGTTACAAATCCCgaaacaacttaatttttatgttttttttacattatcaaGTACTACATGAAATGAAACTTCGAATGTAATGAAACTGCATCAACTAAAAATTAAGCTAATGAAACTCCGAATGCAATAATATTCACAATCTATTATATTTAACTTGATGTCAATCGTGTagagttttaagaatataaatatgtaacttTAAAGGTGTTCATGCAAAATTTCCAGAAAAGCTAATACGAGTTATATCTTATATTCTGTTTCAAGCTAATTAGACATGCAGTTAAAAGATATGAAATTTCTTTAAATGTCTTTGACTTTCTTGAGATATGTAATTCAAGTACTAAATGATTCAGCTTACTTCATTTTAAACTTGAGTGTATCAAAAATTCACTAAAACTTTGCAATCTATCAAAAACTAGAAAACTTCCCAATCCATCAAAAATAAGATGGTTAGTACTTCCAAAATCCATCCCAGGATTTTGTGATTTGATATGACTCGTAAAATTAATGttgcaattaaaatatattgcaattaCGAAATTGATGCGTTAAAAGTATACGAAGATTGTCATAATCAAAGATCAATTCCAAAACgttataatgaaaaaactatTCAATTCTGTTTTATTTCTGTTGGGAGTAgtattaattcaaataaatatgtatcaatacttaataaaaaacccaacaaaatgtaaaaagtcttatttataaaatgaaataaaatagctTCCTTTTCTTTTCCATGCCAAATGTAAAAGAAAGTAcaaatgcaaatttatttaatataaaatcagcaatttttatgaatatattaacTGAATTTAatggttaaacaaaaaatgaaagattaaaacttttattacaaagaTTATAGAAATCTTTGTTGCAAGTTCAAATAacgcgcaaaaaaaaaaataataacttacaaCAAAGTAATTTACATTTCTGTCAATAGTCTGTATATTCGAAGAATCAGGATTTACAAAAGGCTGGTAATTAATGTTTTGAGGATAGGCAGTATATGGTGGTAGTTGttctaaaagaaattttttacacgtgttttttattttatctaattttagaTTTGCTATGACCATTTATCTTTTTGCTATCAACCATCTATCTATTTACCATTTATCTATTTACCATTTATCTATTTACCATTTATCTATTTACCATTTATCTATTTACCATTTATCTATTTACCATTTATCTATTTACCATTTATCTATTTACCATTTATCTATTTACCATTTATCTATTTACCATTTATAACCATTTTCTATTTACCATTTATAACCATTTATCTATTTACCATTTATCTATTCGCTATCAAccatttatcttaaaaaataaaataaaatcttaaagttggtataaatattttttttgttgaaatttattacatttttgttttagtttataacatttattttcgaAATCAATTCTAAAAACCACAATATGTTCAATTcaaatttttggttaaaattatttatctaaaaataataataactgatgtatatatgaaatataGGTTGTATGCAGAAAAGTTTAGAAGTCAAAGTGCCATAAACACTTGTTACTAAAATTCATATGCCAAGTAACAAAACTTCTACCACATGAAAAACTGGTTACAAAAggttttctttctttatttccATCTTTAAGAAAGATATTTAAACTTAATGCCATCATGCATTGGTATCACGACTTGATGATAATACATTTATGAAtaagattattttcaaatttagaattccagatttttttccagatatttagCTTCCTTGTGAATCAAATATAATCAGATTTGgtgtttattatatttgaaggGTATTGATCACATTTAGAGTGGGTTACTAATGTTACAAAGTTACTTTCATTAAACGGCAACCAAAGGCTGCCACAAGCTGTATACAAGTTAAAATGAGTTGAAGCCAAAGTGATTGTAAGTTTGATCAAAAAACAACCTGTTTTTCTGGAATGTTTAATAGAGTgttcattaaattcaaaatatggATTTGagcaagttctttaaaaatacatctgcctTATTAACAGGGGcgattctaaatataaaataaggggGGCAAATCCTTAAAAAGTACCGACTGGTTCCTTATAAAAGTccccaaaaataaaattcaccTGAATAAATTGTGTCAAATAACCGATAGTCCGActatatttgtcaaaaaaccaACTATAACTGGAAAATCACCTTCTTTTCACCACCTCCCCCGACAACCCACACACACCCTCCCTAAAATTGCCTCTGCTTATAAATAAGAGTCTATATGCAGTGATACAACTCAATATGtgtataaatacatttttcttGTGCTTTATATACTTGACCATGTAtgtatgcatttattttttataaaatttttaatttacgaGCGGTTCTCAATGAAGACTTGATATTATTCTGCAAGTGtccgctttttttttatttat
This window contains:
- the LOC136083680 gene encoding proline rich transmembrane protein 1B-like isoform X2; this translates as MEKEQLPPYTAYPQNINYQPFVNPDSSNIQTIDRNPNHATFVTIQQPEFVNQHLIYTGPLPESHTLLAWLTCIFCCCPLGLASIIKSNEVTQALGRGDVQTARIASESAKKFGHASLGCGIFINFLVLVILIIWFTVVVPSWRY
- the LOC136083680 gene encoding proline rich transmembrane protein 1B-like isoform X1; this encodes MEKEQLPPYTAYPQNINYQPFVNPDSSNIQTIDRNVNYFVPNHATFVTIQQPEFVNQHLIYTGPLPESHTLLAWLTCIFCCCPLGLASIIKSNEVTQALGRGDVQTARIASESAKKFGHASLGCGIFINFLVLVILIIWFTVVVPSWRY